CTTTGAAAGCCCGCTCAGTTTCACCTTCAACTACAATAGCAATTTTCATGGACGACCACCGAGCAAATTCATTGCCCAAAGCTGATCAAGACTGTAATCCCGCAGCCACTTATCTAAATCAAGTGTATCTGCCCAAGTCATTTGGGTACTGCCTTCTTCAAGATCACAAACAAGGACTTCTTTCGGTTCAAGGAATCCGATCAGTCGATCGGAATGAGTTGCGACAATAAGCTGTGTGTGTTTTGAAGCTCCTCGCATCAAGTAGACTAAATGTTGCAGAAGTTCAGGATGTAGACTAACTTCTGGCTCATCTAACAGAGTAATTGTCGTTAAGTGTTGACTTTGTAAAAGCGTCGCTAACCACAGAAAACGCAGTGTTCCTTCTGACAGCTCATGGATATAGATAGGTTGAGAAAAATTCTTATCTGTCCAAGTCATGGAAAGAGTCCCAGCTGCAACAGGCGGAAAATTTAATCGCTTGAAATCTGGAAAGGCTGTTGAGAGAATATCTTCAAGCATCTCAAAGCGATCGGCATCCGTCTCTCGAAGATTATAGAGGCAGGAGACTAAATCTTCACCCCTGGCACCCGGCAATTTGGCAGGGCGCATGGACTGGGGTAAGCGAATTGGGCTTTTATCAGAAACATCAAGTGCCCCATAATAGGTACAGGAAGCAAGGCTTTTCCTTAAGCTTTCTGGCTCACGGTACATCTTGGGGACTTGTGACAGGGATGTTTCTAGATAATTATGTTCCCAATTAGGGCGCAGAAGCCGCTGCTCATCTTGGCTGAAATACTTAATATCTAAACCATGAGATTCAATATATTTAAACGGTTGAGGTGCATTCGGATCGCTCTGTTGAGTTAAAGTTTCTTCCCTAATTTCATAGGATAATCCTTTGGGTGATAGAGCTAAGCTATACTGAAGCGGTTTTCTGTTAGGTACTTGCTTTGAAACGGTAATACTTAAGTCCTGAGCCTTACCTCTTGTCAAAATCTCATTGAGTCCGCCTTTAGAGTCCGCCTTTAGATTGCAGTGTTTCTTGTAATTTACCGTTTGCGGAAGCGGATAAAATTGAGATAACATCTAAAAAAGATGTCTTGCCAGCTCCGTTTACACCGATAAGAACAATTAAATCTCTCATCGCTAGATCAATATCTCGGAGGCGACGAAAGCCCTTGACTGAGATATTTTCAAACCTATCCATCAGACTGGTCATGAGTGAATTGGTAATACAAGCCGTTGGGCAGTACAAATATGGCTAGCGGCTACTCAGGAATTCCCTAGTCGGGGACAACGGCGATACAGTCAATCTCAACCAACACGTCCTTAGGTAGGCGTGAAACCTCTACACAGGCACGAGCTGGGGCGATCGCGGCATCAAAATAACGGGCATAAACGGCATTCATCGCCGCAAAGTCGTTCATATCTGCCAGAAATACCGTCGTCTTAACCACATCCGCCCAGGTAGCGCCCGCTGCCGTGAGCACTGCTTCGAGATTGGCCATCACCCGTTCCGTTTGTTGGGCGACATCCCCCACCCCCACAATCTCACCAGTCGCTGGGTCGAGGGCAATTTGGCCGGCGGCAAAGAGCATCTGCCCGCTGGTCACGATCGCCTGGTTATAGGGGCCTACGGGAGCCGGTGCTTGGTCGGTTTGAATAATGCGACGGGTCATGGGTGTATTTGCGGAAAACTGATTAACAGGAAACAACAGCTCAAGGGCACTCAGGTTAGCACTGCGGTTCTGGCTGCTGATGAGAAGCCCTCCCCAACATTTGCCTCTGGCTCGATCCTAGATCCTAGCGTAGATAGGACACCCTGGTTTGACAGGCCGTCTTTTGACAGGGGCGATCGCTGCTACCCAAGATCATCGGTGATAACAACCAAGATCTTTAAGGATCTGGACAATGATCTGGATGAGGAGACCATAATGCAACGCTTACTGTTGATCCTGCTGGGAACGATTGTCTTCTGGGTAGCGAGTGTAACAACGCCAGCGATCGCCGCAGATTTGGCCAATGGGGCCAAAGTATTTAGTGCAAATTGTGCCGCCTGTCATGCCGGGGGCTTGAATGTGGTGAATGCCACTAAAACGCTCCAAAAGGCCGATCTGGATAAATATGGCATGGCCTCTATGGAGGCAATCCAGACCCAGGTGACTAAAGGAAAGGCTGCAATGCCCGCCTTCCTGGGACGCCTAACGCCAGAGCAGATTGAGGATGTGGCTGCTTATGTCTTAGCTCAGGCAGAAAAGGGATGGTAGGCTAGTGCCGTCACCATCAAGGCTCATAATGTCAGGTCATAACGTCAGGGGTAACGCAGTCCTCAATAACTCCAGTCGTTGCAAACCTGCAATTTAGTCATCTCTCGATGAGATCGGTACAATCCTAATATATCGTAATATCCCATTTGGGCAAGGTTTCAGACTGCTGTCCTAGTTGACTGACCCATCTTTTCCCCTTGCACGAAGAGAGAGGCGAGAGAAAAGAGAACAGAGATAGTCACTTGTCCAAATGGTTTATACCCGCTTGTGACCCGATCAGTACCCCCCATACCGCTGGACCGATCGGCTACTCTACACTCATGTCATTGTCCAAGGTCTTTATCCAAGGTCTTTGTCCAAAGTCGGAATGGTGAGCATTAGGGTGCCTTGGTGAACGCCTATAGGCCCTGGGTATGCCCTGAAATGATCTGGGTCGCACCAAGATTTGGACAGAGCGATTTGGACAGAGCAGGCGAATCGCCCTCACGCCCAGCCCCTTTCCTGGGCCCCTATAAGTGGAGATGGGGCGAGGGAAACTGGAGAGGGCCGCCAGCAACTGCCAGTAAGCTGACTGTTTTCACCAACCGCTAGCCGCAACCTGCCAGTTGTGACCGGGATGCCCGCGCCAGAGTCAACTGGTTGATACCTCCATAACTTCCCATCCTTAGAACTGCTCGATACCCTGTCGGACCTGCCCATTCTCACCTAACCGCAGCGCATGTACCTGCGAACCTAGGGGGAAGCAGCAGGTGCCCCCCTATGATCTCAGGAGGCCGCCGCTGACACCTGTGCCTGGGTGATCATACGTCTTTTACAGGCACAACTGTTAAAGTGGATGTAACAAACTAAAGTAAATATAACAAACTCTTAATGAAAGTTTTTGTCAAACTGTTGCCAGGAGTATCGTCATGCGGGTCCTATTGATTTATCCATTGTTTCCCAAGACCTTCTGGTCCTACGAAAAAATCCTGGAACTAGTCAACCGTAAGGTTTTGTTACCCCCCCTAGGACTGATCACCGTCGCGGCGATTCTGCCCCAAACCTGGGAGTTTAAGCTGGTCGATCGCAATGTGCGCGATGTGCGCGAAGATGAGTGGGACTGGGCCGAGCTGGTCATCTGCTCGGCCATGATTGTGCAAAAGGAAGACCTGCTGGCGCAAATCCGGGAGGCTAAACGGCGGGGCAAACGGGTGGCTGTGGGGGGTCCCTATCCTACCTCTATGCCAGAGGAAGTGTTACCGGCAGGGGCTGACTACCTGGTCCTGGATGAGGGGGAAATTACTCTGCCCATGTTTGTGGAAGCTCTGGAGCGCGGCGAAACCCAGGGGATTTTTCGTGCCAATGGTGAAAAACCTGATATCACCCAGACCCCCATTCCCCGCTATGACTTGCTGGAGCTAGATGCCTATGACTCCATGTCGGTGCAGTTTTCACGCGGTTGCCCTTTCCAGTGCGAATTTTGCGACATTATTGTTCTCTATGGTCGTAAACCCCGGACAAAGACCCCACAACAGTTGCTTAGGGAACTGGATACCCTCTACGAGTTAGGTTGGCGACGGGGGGTATTTATGGTTGATGATAACTTTATTGGCAACAAGCGTAATGTTAAATTGTTGCTCAAGGAACTCAAGGTATGGCAGGAAGAGCACCAGTATCCCTTTGCCTTTAATACGGAAGCCTCGGTGGATCTGGCCCAAGATCAAGAACTGATGGATTTAATGGTGGACTGTTACTTTGATGCGGTTTTCCTAGGGATTGAAACGCCCGATGAAGAAAGCTTGTCTCTGACGAAAAAATTCCAGAATACCCGCAGTTCTTTGATTGATGCGGTACAAACGATCGCCAAAGCCGGATTACGGGTGATGGCCGGGTTCATCATTGGTTTTGATGGCGAAAAACCGGGAGCCGGACGTCGCATTATCGAGTTTGCAGAAGCAACCGGGATTCCGACCACTACCTTTGCCATGCTCCAAGCTTTGCCCCATACGGCCCTCTGGCATCGGTTGGAAAAAGAAGGTCGGTTGCGCGATCGCAGTGGTAACCTGAACCAAACGACTCTGATGAACTTTGTGCCTACCCGTCCGTTAGCAGAAATTGCGAGGGAATATGTGGAAGCGTTTTGGGAGCTTTATGATCCAGAAAAGTATCTCGATCGTACCTATCGTCATTTTTTAATGATGGGCGCACCCAGGGCCAAGCGTCCCTTCCAGTGGCCGAGTTTAGTTGACCTGCGAGCACTGGCGATCATCGTTTGGCGGCAGGGGATCAAGCGACGCACCCGCTGGAAGTTCTGGCATCATTTATTTTCAATACTGCGCCGCAACCCTGCTGTCTGGGTACATTATTTAACCGTTTGTGCCCATAATGAGCATTTTCTGGAGTATCGCGAGATTGTACGATCGCAAATCGAGCAGCAACTGGCTACCCTTGAACCTGATGCTTCTATCGCCTCACCCGATGCCTTGGAATCTCCGGTGGAGGTCATGCAGCCGATCGCCTAGGGGGTTATCGCAATATCAGGCGGGTGCAGCCCGCGGATGCGGCCCTCACCCTCAATCCCTCTCCCAGAGCGGGAGAGCGACTTGAAAATCTGGCTCCCCTTCTCCCTACTTGGGAGAAGGGGAGTGAAAAACTGTATCGTTCTTATTGGGATTGACCCTAACTGTGTACTGAGTAAATTAAGTAAAGGCTGTACCAGGAACACTCCCCTGAGAATCCAGCCAGTTGACTCAAACTGTTTACTCAAACTGTTCTAGGGTGATCGCAGCGGCGGGTTACATCGTCCACGGTAGCCACGCCGTTAGGACTAGCCCCAGGCAGCGATCGCCGCCTATAGGCGCTGGTTTGACCACTGCCCTGAAAACCTTTGCCAGAGCTTAACCTGCTACTAAAGGCATGATTACCCATTGCGACGAGCAAACTTCTAGAATAGCGGCAAAGAAGTGTATTGGGGATTACCTATGCCGCCCACCGCGACTTCCGAGGTCTTAGCGCCGCAGGACCTTCGGCAACTCTTGGAGGAATACTACCAAGAGCGGACCCTGATTCCCTACCAGGCTGGCCAGAACATTAGCCTCCAACCGGATGAAATCTGGATTGTCGGGCGGGGGGTAGTGGTGTTGAGTACCCTGTACCAATCAGGAGATGAGGCCTTGCTGGGGCTAGCGGGTCCGGCGATGCCCTTTGGGTTGCCCTTGACGGCGATCGCTCCCTATCAAGCGACAGCCCTCTCGGACGTGGATGTCATGCGCCTGACGATGGTTGAAATTGAATCCTCCCCCCTGTTGCAGCACGAAATTGATCGCCAGTTAGCCCGACGGTTACGCCAAACTGAGGCCCTGTTGGCCCTGAGTGGTTACCGCCGCGTTGAAGAACGTCTGCGGCAACTCCTCCTCCTCCTAGCGCAAGAAATGGGCCAACCAACCCCCGACGGCATACGGTTGAGTGTGCGGCTCACCCAT
This DNA window, taken from Trichothermofontia sichuanensis B231, encodes the following:
- a CDS encoding AAA family ATPase, translating into MLSQFYPLPQTVNYKKHCNLKADSKGGLNEILTRGKAQDLSITVSKQVPNRKPLQYSLALSPKGLSYEIREETLTQQSDPNAPQPFKYIESHGLDIKYFSQDEQRLLRPNWEHNYLETSLSQVPKMYREPESLRKSLASCTYYGALDVSDKSPIRLPQSMRPAKLPGARGEDLVSCLYNLRETDADRFEMLEDILSTAFPDFKRLNFPPVAAGTLSMTWTDKNFSQPIYIHELSEGTLRFLWLATLLQSQHLTTITLLDEPEVSLHPELLQHLVYLMRGASKHTQLIVATHSDRLIGFLEPKEVLVCDLEEGSTQMTWADTLDLDKWLRDYSLDQLWAMNLLGGRP
- a CDS encoding AAA family ATPase; protein product: MTSLMDRFENISVKGFRRLRDIDLAMRDLIVLIGVNGAGKTSFLDVISILSASANGKLQETLQSKGGL
- a CDS encoding RidA family protein, yielding MTRRIIQTDQAPAPVGPYNQAIVTSGQMLFAAGQIALDPATGEIVGVGDVAQQTERVMANLEAVLTAAGATWADVVKTTVFLADMNDFAAMNAVYARYFDAAIAPARACVEVSRLPKDVLVEIDCIAVVPD
- the petJ gene encoding cytochrome c6 PetJ, whose protein sequence is MITTKIFKDLDNDLDEETIMQRLLLILLGTIVFWVASVTTPAIAADLANGAKVFSANCAACHAGGLNVVNATKTLQKADLDKYGMASMEAIQTQVTKGKAAMPAFLGRLTPEQIEDVAAYVLAQAEKGW
- a CDS encoding B12-binding domain-containing radical SAM protein yields the protein MRVLLIYPLFPKTFWSYEKILELVNRKVLLPPLGLITVAAILPQTWEFKLVDRNVRDVREDEWDWAELVICSAMIVQKEDLLAQIREAKRRGKRVAVGGPYPTSMPEEVLPAGADYLVLDEGEITLPMFVEALERGETQGIFRANGEKPDITQTPIPRYDLLELDAYDSMSVQFSRGCPFQCEFCDIIVLYGRKPRTKTPQQLLRELDTLYELGWRRGVFMVDDNFIGNKRNVKLLLKELKVWQEEHQYPFAFNTEASVDLAQDQELMDLMVDCYFDAVFLGIETPDEESLSLTKKFQNTRSSLIDAVQTIAKAGLRVMAGFIIGFDGEKPGAGRRIIEFAEATGIPTTTFAMLQALPHTALWHRLEKEGRLRDRSGNLNQTTLMNFVPTRPLAEIAREYVEAFWELYDPEKYLDRTYRHFLMMGAPRAKRPFQWPSLVDLRALAIIVWRQGIKRRTRWKFWHHLFSILRRNPAVWVHYLTVCAHNEHFLEYREIVRSQIEQQLATLEPDASIASPDALESPVEVMQPIA
- a CDS encoding Crp/Fnr family transcriptional regulator, with product MPPTATSEVLAPQDLRQLLEEYYQERTLIPYQAGQNISLQPDEIWIVGRGVVVLSTLYQSGDEALLGLAGPAMPFGLPLTAIAPYQATALSDVDVMRLTMVEIESSPLLQHEIDRQLARRLRQTEALLALSGYRRVEERLRQLLLLLAQEMGQPTPDGIRLSVRLTHQHLANAIGTTRVTVTRLIGQLRREKWLALDASRHLILHYPAQLGFAAL